The following proteins come from a genomic window of Micromonospora echinofusca:
- a CDS encoding aldehyde dehydrogenase family protein encodes MSSADLGAADAAATLTAPPGGPAAIRQEGPASDATSFTGQAAPDVDATMARARRAQAEVEFWPQERIDDLVAAAGWAAYQEDTARSLAELAYRETGLGDPEHLFTLYRRRVLGTLRDLHGVVTTGIIEDLPERGLRKLAKPIGVIAVASPATAPCSGVVGNALPMLKTRNAVVITPNPRARHSAARTVDLLRQSLASVGAPPDLVQCLPVTDRQTTEALMAAADLVIAAGGPGTVRRAYRSGTPAISAGVGNPAVIVDASADVAAAAELIVLGGSFNNGTSCSSESNVLVDAGIAAAFRDQLARQGAHLCDPAETARLRTLLWPDGRQLNRDAVGRPATALAAAAGIDLAEPTKTTALVAQLPPLTPGGVPALDDPMLGEKLAPVFTVTTFTDFDDALVAVETLLARIGQGHSCGIHTERPDRVVRLAERARAGRVMVNQSTAVGNSGSFDNGMAFTQVIASGSWGGCSRSENVTWRDFLNYTYVSHPLPPSLPDEETLFGAHWRRLP; translated from the coding sequence GTGTCCAGCGCTGACCTCGGCGCGGCCGACGCCGCCGCGACGCTGACCGCCCCGCCGGGCGGGCCTGCCGCGATCCGCCAGGAGGGGCCGGCGTCCGATGCGACGTCGTTTACCGGGCAGGCCGCGCCCGACGTCGACGCCACCATGGCCCGCGCCCGACGGGCCCAGGCGGAGGTCGAGTTCTGGCCGCAGGAGCGCATCGACGACCTGGTCGCGGCCGCCGGGTGGGCCGCCTACCAGGAGGACACCGCCCGGTCGCTGGCCGAACTCGCCTACCGGGAGACCGGTCTCGGCGACCCGGAGCACCTGTTCACGCTCTACCGGCGCCGGGTCCTCGGCACGCTGCGCGACCTGCACGGGGTCGTCACCACCGGGATCATCGAGGACCTGCCGGAACGGGGCCTGCGCAAGCTGGCCAAGCCGATCGGGGTGATCGCGGTGGCCAGCCCCGCCACGGCGCCCTGCTCCGGGGTGGTCGGCAACGCCCTGCCGATGCTCAAGACCCGCAACGCGGTGGTCATCACCCCCAACCCCCGGGCCCGGCACTCCGCGGCCCGCACCGTCGACCTGCTGCGTCAGAGCCTGGCGTCGGTGGGTGCCCCGCCCGACCTCGTCCAGTGCCTGCCGGTCACCGACCGGCAGACCACCGAGGCCCTGATGGCCGCCGCCGACCTGGTGATCGCCGCCGGCGGCCCCGGCACGGTACGCCGGGCGTACCGCAGCGGCACCCCGGCGATCAGCGCGGGCGTCGGCAACCCGGCGGTGATCGTGGACGCCTCGGCGGACGTCGCCGCCGCGGCGGAACTGATCGTGCTCGGCGGCAGCTTCAACAACGGCACCTCCTGCTCGTCGGAGAGCAACGTGCTGGTGGACGCCGGGATCGCCGCCGCCTTCCGCGACCAGCTGGCCCGGCAGGGCGCCCACCTGTGCGACCCGGCCGAGACGGCGCGGCTGCGTACGCTGCTCTGGCCGGACGGGCGGCAGCTCAACCGTGACGCGGTGGGGCGGCCCGCCACGGCGCTCGCCGCCGCCGCCGGGATCGACCTGGCCGAGCCGACCAAGACCACCGCCCTGGTGGCCCAGTTGCCTCCCCTGACGCCCGGCGGCGTCCCGGCGCTCGACGACCCGATGCTCGGCGAGAAGCTGGCGCCGGTCTTCACGGTGACCACCTTCACCGACTTCGACGACGCGCTGGTCGCGGTGGAGACGCTGCTGGCCCGGATCGGGCAGGGCCACAGCTGCGGCATCCACACCGAACGCCCCGACCGGGTCGTCCGGCTCGCCGAGCGGGCGCGCGCCGGACGGGTCATGGTCAACCAGTCGACCGCCGTGGGCAACAGCGGCAGCTTCGACAACGGCATGGCGTTCACCCAGGTCATCGCCAGTGGCAGCTGGGGCGGCTGCTCCCGGTCGGAGAACGTGACCTGGCGTGACTTCCTCAACTACACCTACGTCTCCCATCCGCTGCCGCCCAGCCTGCCCGACGAGGAGACCCTCTTCGGCGCCCACTGGCGACGTCTTCCCTGA
- a CDS encoding MFS transporter, with protein MRDDLRILADRSYRMLFLARTLSLLGSAVIPVALAFAVLDAPGGSATDLGLVLAARSLAQVALLLYGGVLADRMNRFRLMVGSDLLAFAAQAVLTVVFVTGRPSLPVVVALSAVNGAAAALFLPASRGVVPQVVAPEQLQSANALLRLSRNSTTIGGAALAGVLVAAFGAGWALAVPAATFLGSALLLAGVRVAHPGRAATSTLLADLREGWREFTSRSWVWLVVVQFAFVNGCFSAIYVLGPLTAKEQLGGATAWSMIVTAQAVGLVGGSLVAMRIRPRRPMRVAVLATFGFLPPFALIAAGAPVWLIAASMLVNGVCVDIFEVLWDTALQNHVPNEALSRISSYDAMGSFVLGPLCLAVVGPVAERIGVPQTLVIAGGVLGLVTVATFSARSVRQLPARVPDAQPAKV; from the coding sequence GTGCGCGACGACCTGCGGATCCTGGCCGACCGGTCGTACCGGATGCTGTTCCTGGCCCGCACGCTGTCGCTGCTGGGCAGCGCCGTGATCCCGGTGGCGCTCGCCTTCGCCGTCCTCGACGCGCCCGGCGGCTCCGCCACCGACCTCGGCCTCGTGCTCGCCGCCCGGTCGCTGGCGCAGGTCGCGCTGCTGCTGTACGGCGGCGTCCTCGCCGACCGGATGAACCGCTTCCGCCTGATGGTCGGCTCCGACCTGCTCGCCTTCGCCGCGCAGGCGGTCCTGACCGTGGTGTTCGTCACCGGCCGACCCTCGCTGCCGGTCGTCGTCGCGTTGTCCGCCGTCAACGGCGCCGCCGCCGCGCTCTTCCTGCCGGCCTCCCGCGGCGTCGTGCCGCAGGTGGTGGCCCCGGAGCAGCTCCAGTCCGCCAACGCGTTGCTACGGCTGTCGCGCAACAGCACCACCATCGGCGGCGCGGCCCTGGCCGGAGTGCTCGTGGCGGCCTTCGGCGCCGGCTGGGCGCTGGCGGTGCCCGCGGCCACCTTCCTCGGCTCGGCGCTGCTGCTCGCCGGCGTCCGGGTCGCCCACCCCGGGCGGGCCGCCACCAGCACCCTCCTCGCCGACCTGCGCGAGGGCTGGCGGGAGTTCACCTCCCGGTCCTGGGTGTGGCTGGTGGTCGTGCAGTTCGCGTTCGTCAACGGTTGCTTCTCGGCGATCTACGTGCTCGGACCACTGACGGCCAAGGAACAACTGGGCGGCGCCACCGCCTGGTCGATGATCGTCACCGCGCAGGCCGTCGGCCTGGTCGGCGGCAGCCTGGTGGCGATGCGGATCCGCCCCCGCCGGCCGATGCGGGTCGCGGTGCTGGCGACCTTCGGTTTCCTCCCACCGTTCGCGCTGATCGCCGCCGGTGCGCCGGTCTGGCTGATCGCAGCGTCGATGCTCGTCAACGGCGTCTGCGTCGACATCTTCGAGGTGCTGTGGGACACCGCCCTGCAGAACCACGTGCCCAACGAGGCACTGTCGCGGATCAGCTCGTACGACGCCATGGGCTCGTTCGTGCTGGGCCCGCTCTGCCTGGCCGTCGTCGGCCCGGTGGCGGAGCGGATCGGCGTACCGCAGACGCTGGTCATCGCGGGCGGGGTGCTCGGTCTGGTGACCGTCGCCACCTTCTCCGCGCGGTCCGTGCGTCAGTTGCCCGCAAGAGTCCCCGACGCACAACCCGCCAAGGTGTGA
- a CDS encoding aminotransferase class I/II-fold pyridoxal phosphate-dependent enzyme, giving the protein MTDATDAYGRRLGAYLEQSSYTRLRGGPGVIDLAFGDPHEFPAPALVEVLQRHLSPQHTDWFAYTRDHPPAQESVAATLSRELGLPFTADDVALTNGAFAGLTICLRSVCDPGDEVIYLDPAWFYYEPIIASVGAVPRPVALTPGSWRLDADLVAAAITPRTVAVIVNSPNNPTGAVYTDDEFAALAEVLREASARNGRPIYLLSDEAYRRIVFGGRPCPSPATHYPYTFLVHTYTKTLLLPGERVGYVAIPPTTPDPAVLRRALTVARLTTGWAFPNNSLLFALPELEQHAVQVKPIEQRRDLLVDALREAGYEVQPSEGTFYLMARVPDADDWTHAALLEEHGLLVLPASVMGAPGYLRLSLTVTDEMLEETIGRLRSARPSNREHAGVQR; this is encoded by the coding sequence ATGACCGACGCGACCGACGCGTACGGCCGGCGGTTGGGGGCCTACCTCGAGCAGTCGTCCTACACGCGGCTGCGCGGCGGCCCGGGCGTGATCGACCTCGCCTTCGGCGACCCGCACGAGTTTCCCGCGCCGGCCCTGGTCGAGGTCCTGCAACGGCACCTGAGCCCGCAGCACACCGACTGGTTCGCCTACACCCGCGACCACCCGCCGGCCCAGGAGTCGGTGGCGGCCACCCTCAGCCGGGAGCTCGGCCTGCCGTTCACCGCCGACGACGTCGCCCTGACCAACGGGGCGTTCGCCGGGCTGACCATCTGCCTGCGCAGCGTCTGCGACCCGGGCGACGAGGTGATCTACCTCGACCCCGCCTGGTTCTACTACGAGCCGATCATCGCCTCGGTCGGGGCGGTCCCCCGTCCGGTGGCCCTGACGCCTGGCTCCTGGCGGCTCGACGCGGACCTCGTCGCGGCGGCGATCACCCCCCGCACCGTCGCCGTCATCGTCAACAGCCCCAACAACCCGACCGGCGCGGTCTACACCGACGACGAGTTCGCGGCCCTCGCCGAGGTGCTGCGGGAGGCGTCCGCCCGCAACGGCCGGCCGATCTACCTACTGTCCGACGAGGCGTACCGGCGCATCGTGTTCGGTGGCCGGCCGTGTCCCAGCCCGGCGACGCACTACCCGTACACCTTCCTGGTGCACACCTACACCAAGACGCTGCTGCTGCCCGGCGAGCGCGTCGGCTACGTGGCGATCCCGCCGACCACGCCCGACCCGGCGGTGCTGCGCCGGGCGCTGACCGTGGCGCGCCTGACCACCGGCTGGGCGTTCCCGAACAACTCGCTGCTGTTCGCCCTGCCCGAGCTGGAACAGCACGCCGTGCAGGTCAAGCCGATCGAGCAGCGTCGTGACCTGCTGGTCGACGCCCTGCGCGAGGCCGGGTACGAGGTCCAACCCAGCGAGGGGACGTTCTACCTGATGGCCCGGGTGCCGGACGCGGACGACTGGACGCACGCCGCCCTGCTGGAGGAGCACGGCCTCCTGGTGCTGCCGGCCTCGGTGATGGGCGCGCCCGGTTACCTGCGGCTCTCCCTCACCGTGACCGACGAGATGCTGGAGGAGACCATCGGCCGGCTGCGCTCGGCGCGCCCCTCGAACCGGGAGCACGCCGGTGTCCAGCGCTGA
- a CDS encoding phytanoyl-CoA dioxygenase family protein: MDISPPEAPPRDLTVAEIDAFHTDGVVRLSGMIDEKWLGRITEGVEYLLANPTVLAQATALLGGGGFAGDAFMWKTHDGFRDFMFFSPAARIAQQLFGSTAITAFYDQIFAKPAGSGAPTPFHEDVSSWPIAGDQVCAMWIPLDPCTPDTAALQVVRGSHRWNRRYVPITPGATHLGRREELEAVPDIADQEVLSWDLTPGDIVLFHPAALHGATGTGPERQRRAFVSRWVGDGVTFQPQHAVLPLLWDHGLRPGDPIGGPLFPRVLPTPVPTETGARFDGPQQPHAERAEEFLSILRML, encoded by the coding sequence ATGGACATCAGCCCTCCCGAGGCACCGCCGCGTGACCTGACCGTCGCCGAGATCGACGCCTTCCACACCGACGGCGTGGTCCGGCTGTCCGGCATGATCGACGAGAAGTGGCTCGGCCGGATCACCGAAGGCGTGGAGTACCTGCTCGCCAACCCGACCGTCCTGGCGCAGGCCACCGCGCTGCTGGGAGGCGGCGGTTTCGCCGGCGACGCCTTCATGTGGAAGACCCACGACGGCTTCCGCGACTTCATGTTCTTCTCCCCCGCCGCGCGCATCGCCCAGCAGCTGTTCGGCTCCACCGCGATCACCGCCTTCTACGACCAGATCTTCGCCAAGCCGGCCGGATCGGGCGCGCCGACGCCGTTCCACGAGGACGTCAGCTCCTGGCCCATCGCCGGCGACCAGGTGTGCGCGATGTGGATCCCCCTCGACCCGTGCACTCCCGACACCGCCGCACTCCAGGTGGTACGCGGCTCGCACCGCTGGAACCGGCGCTACGTGCCGATCACCCCGGGCGCCACCCACCTCGGGCGGCGGGAGGAACTCGAGGCGGTGCCCGACATCGCGGACCAGGAGGTCCTGAGCTGGGACCTGACGCCCGGCGACATCGTCCTGTTCCACCCGGCCGCCCTGCACGGCGCCACCGGCACCGGGCCCGAGCGGCAGCGCCGGGCGTTCGTCTCCCGGTGGGTGGGCGACGGCGTCACCTTCCAGCCGCAGCACGCCGTCCTGCCGCTGCTGTGGGACCACGGCCTGCGGCCCGGTGATCCCATCGGTGGCCCGCTGTTCCCGAGGGTGCTGCCGACGCCGGTGCCGACGGAGACCGGCGCCCGGTTCGACGGCCCGCAGCAGCCCCACGCCGAGCGGGCCGAGGAGTTCCTCTCCATCCTGAGGATGCTGTAG
- a CDS encoding non-ribosomal peptide synthetase, with translation MGRQEHPVASDVTQRVARLSSSARALLDERLRAGRSDPAPVAGAIARLGAAEAPLSFAQERLWFIERLEDDAVHHNDATLLILTGSLDREALRRSIEEVVRRHEILRTTFRQLGERVVQAVTPPAPLSIDVVDLPDATAHPDDAVLRAAVEREMRVPLDLAAGQSMRTVLYRIAPDVHVLGVTVHHLVCDLWSFTIFCRELAATYAAFASGAATPDLPELPIQYADYAAWQRTAVSEERMAAHLRERVDELSGVPPLLTLPTRGPRPAVQQFVGASEWFRVGAADAERIRALGQGQGATMFMTLLAAFSVLLARHSGQRDMVVASPIATREQDELEHLIGCFLNMIVVRADLSGEPTFAELVARVKAASLDAFRHRDVPFERLVAALQPERSRSHQPLAQVAFVLQNVPTSRLDLPRLRVDVHQMETGRSRMDMSMRITETADGLIGEIEYDTSLFTGESVRDMARQFELLLVEAAREPDTSVWRLPLLDDAQRRRILHEWNDTAADLGPEALVHRLVEAQARRTPDAVAVVEGNVRTTYRELDERANRLAHHLRDLGVGVEDPVAVCLPRCTAEVVAILAVLKAGGYHLPVNPRDPQARRDALLGQVRPAVAISAGDLCDEVWSPGRRIIDLDGESSLTATCPATDPAVSLHPDNLAYTLFTSGSTGQPKGVQVTHRGFTNRMLWAQRNFPLGPEDRVLRKAACTFDVSLDELFRALFNGAASVLMPETATFDPRRLAGVIAQHGVTDADFAPTALREVLLTTDAADLKSLRRIVSGVEELTPETQRLVFDRLDVTMFNLYGPTEVSVSCTAWPCDPADERPFVPIGRPMANVRVYVLDETMQPVPPGVAGEVYVGGAGLARGYLDNRALTAERFLPDPYAVTPGARVYRTGDLARFGPDGVLEFLGRGDGQLNLRGYRIEPGEVESALRRHPAVREAAVVVRRDPPGRDARLVGYVVGDDLPGTADLRAHLRRRLPDYLVPAAFVSLPRLPLTNHGKLDVAALPTPGQDEPGAAGAAGPRDERERVLLDIWCDVLGREGIGIHDDFFDLGGDSLTATRIVAMAGAKLGVDVEVAVIFDAPTVAELAARLAPGQP, from the coding sequence GTGGGACGGCAGGAGCATCCGGTCGCGAGTGACGTCACGCAACGCGTGGCGCGGCTGTCCAGTTCGGCGCGGGCCCTGCTCGACGAGCGGCTGCGCGCTGGCCGCTCCGATCCGGCGCCCGTCGCCGGCGCCATCGCCCGGCTGGGCGCCGCCGAGGCGCCCCTGTCGTTCGCCCAGGAGCGGCTCTGGTTCATCGAGCGCCTGGAGGACGACGCCGTCCACCACAACGACGCCACCCTGCTGATCCTGACCGGCTCGCTCGACCGGGAGGCGCTGCGCAGGAGCATCGAGGAGGTCGTCCGCCGCCACGAGATCCTCCGTACCACCTTCCGCCAGCTCGGCGAGCGGGTCGTGCAGGCCGTCACGCCGCCTGCCCCGCTGAGCATCGACGTGGTCGACCTGCCCGACGCCACCGCGCATCCCGACGACGCGGTGCTGCGGGCCGCCGTCGAGCGGGAGATGCGGGTCCCGCTCGACCTGGCCGCTGGCCAGAGCATGCGGACGGTGCTCTACCGGATCGCCCCCGACGTGCACGTGCTCGGGGTCACCGTGCACCACCTCGTCTGCGACCTGTGGTCGTTCACCATCTTCTGCCGCGAGCTGGCCGCCACGTACGCCGCGTTCGCCTCCGGCGCCGCGACACCGGACCTGCCCGAGCTGCCCATCCAGTACGCCGACTACGCCGCCTGGCAGCGCACCGCCGTCAGCGAGGAACGGATGGCGGCCCACCTGCGCGAGCGGGTCGACGAGCTGTCCGGCGTGCCGCCCCTGCTCACCCTGCCCACCCGGGGGCCGCGCCCGGCGGTGCAGCAGTTCGTCGGCGCGTCCGAGTGGTTCCGCGTCGGCGCCGCCGACGCCGAGCGGATCCGCGCGCTCGGGCAGGGCCAGGGCGCCACCATGTTCATGACCCTGCTCGCCGCCTTCAGCGTGCTGCTCGCCCGGCACAGCGGCCAGCGGGACATGGTCGTCGCCAGCCCCATCGCCACGCGCGAGCAGGACGAGCTGGAGCACCTCATCGGCTGCTTCCTGAACATGATCGTGGTGCGCGCCGACCTGTCCGGCGAACCCACCTTCGCCGAGCTGGTGGCCCGGGTCAAGGCGGCCTCGCTGGACGCGTTCCGGCACCGCGACGTGCCGTTCGAGCGGCTCGTCGCCGCGTTGCAACCGGAGCGCAGCCGCAGCCACCAGCCGCTCGCGCAGGTCGCCTTCGTGCTCCAGAACGTGCCCACCAGCCGGCTGGACCTGCCGCGGCTGCGGGTCGACGTCCACCAGATGGAGACCGGCCGGTCCCGGATGGACATGTCGATGAGGATCACCGAGACCGCCGACGGGCTGATCGGTGAGATCGAGTACGACACCAGCCTCTTCACCGGCGAGTCCGTACGCGACATGGCCCGGCAGTTCGAGCTGCTGCTCGTCGAGGCGGCGCGGGAGCCCGACACGAGCGTGTGGCGGCTGCCGCTGCTCGACGACGCGCAGCGCCGGCGGATCCTGCACGAGTGGAACGACACCGCCGCCGACCTCGGCCCCGAGGCGCTCGTGCACCGGCTGGTCGAGGCGCAGGCGCGACGTACGCCGGACGCGGTGGCGGTCGTCGAGGGCAACGTCCGCACGACGTACCGCGAACTCGACGAACGGGCCAACCGCCTGGCGCACCACCTGCGCGACCTCGGTGTCGGCGTGGAGGACCCGGTGGCGGTGTGCCTGCCGCGCTGCACGGCCGAGGTGGTGGCGATCCTCGCGGTGCTCAAGGCCGGCGGCTACCACCTGCCGGTCAACCCGCGCGACCCGCAGGCCCGCCGCGACGCGCTGCTCGGCCAGGTCCGCCCGGCGGTCGCGATCTCCGCCGGGGACCTGTGCGACGAGGTGTGGAGCCCCGGCCGGCGCATCATCGACCTGGACGGGGAGTCGTCGCTGACCGCCACGTGCCCCGCCACCGACCCCGCCGTGTCCCTGCACCCGGACAACCTCGCCTACACGCTGTTCACCTCCGGCTCCACCGGGCAGCCCAAGGGCGTGCAGGTCACCCACCGTGGGTTCACCAACCGGATGTTGTGGGCGCAGCGCAACTTCCCGCTCGGCCCGGAGGACCGGGTGCTGCGCAAGGCGGCCTGCACCTTCGACGTCTCGCTGGACGAGCTGTTCCGGGCGCTGTTCAACGGCGCGGCCAGCGTGCTGATGCCCGAGACGGCGACCTTCGACCCGCGCCGGCTGGCGGGGGTCATCGCCCAGCACGGCGTGACCGACGCCGACTTCGCGCCGACCGCCCTGCGCGAGGTGCTGCTCACCACCGACGCCGCCGACCTGAAGTCGCTGCGACGGATCGTCTCGGGCGTGGAGGAACTCACCCCCGAGACGCAGCGGCTGGTCTTCGACCGGCTCGACGTCACCATGTTCAACCTGTACGGCCCGACCGAGGTGTCGGTCTCCTGCACCGCCTGGCCCTGCGACCCCGCCGACGAGCGGCCGTTCGTCCCGATCGGCCGTCCGATGGCGAACGTCCGGGTGTACGTGCTCGACGAGACGATGCAGCCCGTCCCGCCGGGCGTGGCGGGGGAGGTGTACGTCGGCGGCGCCGGGCTGGCCCGGGGCTACCTCGACAACCGCGCCCTGACCGCCGAGCGGTTCCTGCCCGACCCGTACGCCGTCACGCCCGGCGCCCGCGTCTACCGCACCGGCGACCTGGCCCGGTTCGGGCCGGACGGCGTCCTGGAGTTCCTCGGCCGGGGCGACGGGCAGCTCAACCTGCGCGGCTACCGCATCGAGCCGGGCGAGGTGGAGTCCGCGCTGCGCCGCCACCCGGCGGTCCGCGAGGCCGCCGTCGTCGTACGCCGGGACCCGCCCGGCCGCGACGCCCGGCTGGTCGGCTACGTCGTCGGCGACGACCTGCCCGGCACCGCGGACCTGCGCGCGCACCTGCGCCGGCGGCTGCCGGACTACCTGGTCCCGGCCGCCTTCGTGAGCCTGCCCCGGCTGCCGCTGACCAACCACGGCAAGCTCGACGTCGCGGCGCTGCCGACCCCGGGCCAGGACGAGCCCGGCGCCGCCGGCGCCGCCGGCCCGCGTGACGAGCGTGAGCGGGTGCTGCTGGACATCTGGTGCGACGTGCTCGGGCGCGAGGGCATCGGCATCCACGACGACTTCTTCGACCTCGGTGGCGACTCCCTCACGGCCACCCGGATCGTGGCGATGGCGGGCGCGAAGCTGGGGGTGGACGTCGAGGTCGCGGTGATCTTCGACGCGCCGACGGTCGCGGAACTGGCCGCCCGCCTCGCGCCCGGCCAGCCGTGA